The sequence CCATAATCTTGTATCATTAATGCATAAGAGTCAATTTTTTTCTTTTCTAAAAAAGCATCAATTGTTTTTGCAATATTGTCAAAAGTGTATTCATATTCGCTTGATGGTGGAAAATCGCTGTTTCCAAATGAGGGATAGTCTGGTGCGATCAAGTGAAAATCATCAGATAACTGTGATAAGACTTTCCGGTATTGATGTGAAGATGAAGGAAAACCGTGTAACAATACTATTGTAGGGTTTTTGGGGTCTCCTGCTTCTCTATATGCAATATTAATTCCGTCAACATTGATGGTTTTAAATAATGTGGGGTGTTTGTGTGTCATACTTTTTGATTTAACGTTAGTATTATTAATTGTTTGGCTTTTACATCCAAATAATGTGAATAGGATGATGAATTGTAATAGGATTATTTTTTTCATATTCTGATTGTTTATAACCTTCTTTCTGTTTCTTTAATTTTTAAATCATTGATGCTTGCGAATCTTTTTTTCATTAATCCATTTTCATCAAATTCCCAATTTTCGTTTCCGTAAGCTCTATACCATTGACCATTTTTATCGCGATATTCGTACTCAAATCTTACAGCAATACGATTGTCGTTAAATGTCCAAAGCTGTTTTTTAAGTTTGTAATCCAATTCATTTTTCCATTTGTCAGCAAGAAAATTCTGTACTTCTTTTCTTCCTTTAATGAATTGATTTCTATTACGCCATTCTGTATCAAGCGTATATGCTTTTGAAATTCGAATAGGGTCTTTGCTGTTCCAGGCATCTTCTGCCTTTTGAATTTTTTGTATCGCTGTTTCTTCGTTAAAAGGTGGTAGCGGATGTAATTGTATCATAATTTACCGAACGTTTGTTAATATATTAATCCAAATTTTTTTACTCTGTTGAATATCGCTTTTCAATATTTTTTAAAGTATTTTTAAAAATACTGGTATCAGCTAACCCTTTTGTTACAATTAGACTGCCTTGCAATTCTATTAAGGTCTGCATAGCGTTTTGTTGAGACTCTGTGGAAGATAATTTTAAGGAAATACCCAATACATTAAAAGCGGTAATCCATTTATCCATACCAGATTTTATCTGTTGTTCAAATAACGATAATCCGCTATGCATTGAAAAAGCTCTTAAAACACACGTTTCTTTTCCGCTATCATATAGAATTTCAATATTTTTTAGAGCATCTCTTAATCTCAATTTTATTGATTTATTTTCGTCCAATAGAGGAAAGAAAATATGATCATCAACCCACTGATCTATATTGTTCAATACACATTCTGCCATCTCTTGTTTTCCATTTGGAAATCGATGATACAGACTTGCTTTTTTTAATCCGGTTACTTCCGCTAAATCATTTAAACTCGCTCCTTCATAGCCTTTATCTCTAAAAACCTTGGTAAGTCCGGCTATCATATCTGTATCTAAAATTTTCTGTGGTCTCATAGTGCAAATATATGCAAAAACTATTAATTACCTAACGTTCGTTAAAATACTTTTATTATTTTTGATATGACACGCTGTTTCTCTTGCTTATTGTAATTTTAAAATGCTGTATCTCAGCTGTTGAAATTATTTTATTAATATAAGACTCTTGAAAAACTTTTTAATGTCATCGGCTAATAATTTTGGTTGTTCCATTGCTGCAAAATGTCCTCCAAATGGCATTTCCGCCCAATGAGTTATATTAAAACTTTTCTCAATATAAGAACGCGGTGGAGTTGGCAGTTCTTTAGGAAATTTTGCAAATCCAACAGGAACTTTTATAAAGTCGTTTTCTCCAAATTCTAATGGACGCTTGCTGTTTTCACTGTACATCCGGATCGATGAATGAATACTTTGCGTAATCCAATATAAGGTTACGTTCGCAAGCAGTTCGTCTTTTGAAAAAACGTTATAAATATTACCATCATTATCGCTCCAGGCATTAAATTTTTCTATAATCCAGGCACACAAGCCAATCGGCGAATCATTTAATCCATAAGCCAAAGTTTGAGGTTTTGTGCTTTGAATATTGGAATATGCGCCTTCTTTGGATGACCATATCTGAACAAATTTTTGAAATTCCAGAACCTCAGAAGTTAATTCTTCCCCTTCTTTTAAATAAGGTTTGTAAGAACTTGAAATGTAATTCAGATGCATGCCAATTACGTTGTCAGGATACTTTAAAGATAGCCATGTGCTTATTCCTGAACCAATATCTCCGCCCTGTGCTCCGAACTGTTTGTAACCCAATTCCAGCATTAATTTCTGCCAAAGATCGGCAACAAACTCA comes from Chryseobacterium sp. 3008163 and encodes:
- a CDS encoding TetR/AcrR family transcriptional regulator, whose protein sequence is MRPQKILDTDMIAGLTKVFRDKGYEGASLNDLAEVTGLKKASLYHRFPNGKQEMAECVLNNIDQWVDDHIFFPLLDENKSIKLRLRDALKNIEILYDSGKETCVLRAFSMHSGLSLFEQQIKSGMDKWITAFNVLGISLKLSSTESQQNAMQTLIELQGSLIVTKGLADTSIFKNTLKNIEKRYSTE
- a CDS encoding nuclear transport factor 2 family protein is translated as MIQLHPLPPFNEETAIQKIQKAEDAWNSKDPIRISKAYTLDTEWRNRNQFIKGRKEVQNFLADKWKNELDYKLKKQLWTFNDNRIAVRFEYEYRDKNGQWYRAYGNENWEFDENGLMKKRFASINDLKIKETERRL
- a CDS encoding epoxide hydrolase family protein; the protein is MIKPFSAYISEDILDDLKTRISNARLTDGITDSDWIYGTNQSFLKELCHYWLNSFDWRKVEAEINSFPNFIANIDGYEIHFIHVKGKGENCIPLLITHGWPGSFIEMIKLIPLLTDDKDFSFDLVIPSIIGFGYSSASKVDGCNSEFVADLWQKLMLELGYKQFGAQGGDIGSGISTWLSLKYPDNVIGMHLNYISSSYKPYLKEGEELTSEVLEFQKFVQIWSSKEGAYSNIQSTKPQTLAYGLNDSPIGLCAWIIEKFNAWSDNDGNIYNVFSKDELLANVTLYWITQSIHSSIRMYSENSKRPLEFGENDFIKVPVGFAKFPKELPTPPRSYIEKSFNITHWAEMPFGGHFAAMEQPKLLADDIKKFFKSLILIK